TGCTAGTCAGATTCGTGATGGACTCCTTCAGGGCTCTGCCTCTGCACACCAATGATTGTTAATATTTTCCTAGTTTTTCAAGGTTGTGTTGATACAGGTTATGTGTGCATACTATGTTTGTCTGTCGAGGTTCCTTATCGGAAAGTCTTGTTAAATGTTGATGTCCATTTAAAATAATTTCTGTACAAATTACCCTGGATGCTATGTTAAAACTTGAAAGTACAGGAGCGTCACAGTACCTCCGGATGGTGATATTTATCTATTGTGAGCTTTCAAAATTATGTTGCATATATGTGTTGGATGAAGCCTTTTTTTCCGTATTAGTTGGTATATTTGCTTGAATCATATCCTTGTATGCCTTGATTTTTCAAAGTACTTTTACATTTTAAAAGTGATGTAGAACTATACCCCtccctttgttttgttttgttaatcAATTTATACTGGGAAATTATTTGGCCGCTCTTAAATGTCTGCAGGGGCATAATCTGTTATGATCTGAACATAAAGCTGCATTGCCTCTTCATTTTTTTCACAGATTGAAACCTACAGAAAATCCGAGCTTGGAGAGCTTGTTTATGGCCATGAAATCAACCTCTCCAGCAATGGCTATAAAGAACCTCTGCCACAATTCTTGGCGAACAAGAGTGCCAATCTTCCAGCTGCTATCGACTCGAGCTTTGACCAATGTGAAAGGCCACAGTGCATGCTGTGTGCCCAGTGCAACCCCCGTAGTGTTGGTTGAGAAGCTATGCCAGAATTCTGCTGCAACTGCTGTTTTGCTCAAGGGGTTAAATGAATGGTAACAAGAAGCTTTGAGAGTGTCGAACTTGTCGTCTCTGCATCATTGCGAAGTGAAGAGCATTCAGAGAAACAGCAGATGAACGGTCTGGAGGTAATCTTTGACAACAATTTCTGAAAGAACTAGACTCACAGTGTCAATGAAGCAGTAAGAAAAGCAGTGTTAAGGCTCAAGCCAGTATCAAGATTGTTGAATGTCCTCGTCGATATATCAAAGGAGATATTAGTCCCAATTGAGAAAAGATCACTGCCCAACGCGCCGGAGAAATCTGCAATAGCATCACAACCTCCGGTGGGATTTGGCTTCAATCCAACTCCTGCAGCGATCCCAGCATACTCATGCAAATACCGCAGTTCTGCCTGCTAAAACGATCATCATATTAAAAAATGAAGCCGACGCAAGTGCAAGCGAACAGAAGATGAACAAGATTGGGGGAAGTT
This DNA window, taken from Tripterygium wilfordii isolate XIE 37 chromosome 20, ASM1340144v1, whole genome shotgun sequence, encodes the following:
- the LOC119987219 gene encoding mitochondrial outer membrane protein porin of 36 kDa-like; protein product: MNSSPGIYFDIGKKARDVLYKDYAQLSPLHFQYQCFKYNCKLSCHVGEVLPGLGTLFRVIIPDSGKAELRYLHEYAGIAAGVGLKPNPTGGCDAIADFSGALGSDLFSIGTNISFDISTRTFNNLDTGLSLNTAFLTASLTLDDKFDTLKASCYHSFNPLSKTAVAAEFWHSFSTNTTGVALGTQHALWPFTLVKARVDSSWKIGTLVRQELWQRFFIAIAGEVDFMAINKLSKLGFSVGFNL